The sequence AAGCTATATACATGacatataatacaaatatacaaaacgAAATCCAACAGGTGCAGAAACTAGGCCATGTCGCCCTGCCACTCAACACTGCCAGCTTCCGAGTTGAAGTACTCCACCAGGTACAGTCTCTGTCTCTTGGCTTGTGTTGTCCCATAATTGCCTCTGGGTCCTGGAGCAGCATCTTGCAGTTATCCTACATCCCTCCAGGTACCTGGGATGACTTGATGTGTGGCTCCGTCTTCTCCATCTACCTCGTGGGTCTGGGCAGGGAACCGGATTCACAGCAGGTTATGCAGGCAGCAGCAGACCAGGACGATGGACTCCACAGTCTTTGGTTGCTGTGGCATAGTTGTCAGGAGACAACGAAATCTGGCTGCCAGGATGCCAAAGGCATTCTCTATCACACGTCTGGCTCTGGAGCATCTGTAGTTGTAGATGCGCTGCTCCATGGTCATGTTGCGTAGAGGCAATGGCTTCATCAACCAGCTGCGAAGAGGAAAAGCGTCATCCCCCAACAGGAAGTACGTCACAGGCACTTGGTCACCAGGAAGTGGTTCTGCAGGGGGTAGGCCCAGAGAATCACTTTCCAACCCTTCCCGGAAATCCGTCTCAGCAAACACCCCGCCATCGGATCCAGCTCCATTCACTCCTGCATTGACGTAGATGAACTTGTAGTCAGCATCCACTACAGCCATCAGCACTATGGAGTAGAAGCCTTTGTAATTGTAGTAAATGGAGCCGGACTTCTTGGGACATCTCAGGGTGACGTGCCTGCCATCAACTGCACCTATGCAATGGGGTAAGTTCCAGCGGTCCTCAAACTGCTTCGCCACCTGCCTCCATTCATCTGGTGTTGATGGGCAGATTATCACCTCCTCAGCATAGGCGTCGATGATAGCCTCGCAGACCTCCGGAATAAACTTGGAGATGGTGTTGTGGGCCACTCTGAAACCATACATCAGACTCTGGTAGCTGCTTCCTGTTGCCAAATATCTCAGGGTAATGGCAAGCTTCAGGCCAGGCTCCAGTGCCTTCCTCCAGAAGGTGTTCTGTCGCTGTATCTTCCCCTGGATCTTCTCTAAAATTTCTTGAAAGATTGCAGCGTCGATGCGCAGGAAATTCCTCAGTCTGCCTTCATCTTCTCTCTGCAGTTCTTGAAGTAGAGTGTGGTAATGGCCCTGCTGCACTCTGCGAAGCAACCATGGTCGTACCCACCATCTTCTTCTTGCTGCTCTACGGGCTGCCTgttgttctcttttctttctacttctctccctttcttcctCGTCCAGAACCACTAAAAGGGCAGTCGTACAAGGACCTGGGCACTGGCAAGGTAGACATCTTCATCTGTTGTATCCTGGGACATGTTGCCTCTCTGATGACCGAAGTCTTGTGAACGAATGACCAGAGGCTGTGTGGCAGGTCCTTTATATATGCGACTGGCCACAGTCGTGTTGTATCCTTCGGACCAGTCATAATCGGCGGACAGTCGCCGTATTAGCTGTCCTTGCCGACGAGTCGCTAGAGGCATCCCTACTGTACTCCTTGTATCCGCGGACTGATCTGTACAACCCTACAGAGTATCCATCACAGCCAGGCCTAACCCCGAATTCGGCGTATCACCCGCCTGACAGCCACCGGGCAGTCGGCGGACATCCTGCACACCCGACGACTCACCCGTGCACTGCATTTTTCCCGTCGCATCCGCCAGCAATCCGCCAAATTACGTTCCGCCCCGCATCCGCCATAGTATACCTGTATGTGGGAAGGCCACTTACGAGCCGTGTAGATGCCATGCTGTTCCGGCTCATCCGTGTAGCTGCAGCGttataccgtgtgtacagtcatcaACACTCGTCGACACTCCATCCAGGGCAAAACTATCCCAGAACTCGCCAGATCATTACCGGCATGATCCGGGGATCTCCAtgtagatccttgaggatcCGTGTTTATTTGTGACTGGGGCTTTAATGACCCTCTTGGGTATATGGAATTGGTGTGTttcgaaaaaatgaaatttgggaATAGCATTATTCCTGTTTAGGATTAACGACCTTTCAGAGTAACAAAcgtaatttcattttcgaaattaCGATccttcgaattaacgaaccttcaatGTAGTGCCACATACTATTCGGATTCTAAACCTTTCTC comes from Diadema setosum chromosome 17, eeDiaSeto1, whole genome shotgun sequence and encodes:
- the LOC140241200 gene encoding uncharacterized protein, which translates into the protein MADAGRNVIWRIAGGCDGKNAVHGVQQGHYHTLLQELQREDEGRLRNFLRIDAAIFQEILEKIQGKIQRQNTFWRKALEPGLKLAITLRYLATGSSYQSLMYGFRVAHNTISKFIPEVCEAIIDAYAEEVIICPSTPDEWRQVAKQFEDRWNLPHCIGAVDGRHVTLRCPKKSGSIYYNYKGFYSIVLMAVVDADYKFIYVNAGVNGAGSDGGVFAETDFREGLESDSLGLPPAEPLPGDQVPVTYFLLGDDAFPLRSWLMKPLPLRNMTMEQRIYNYRCSRARRVIENAFGILAARFRCLLTTMPQQPKTVESIVLVCCCLHNLL